The following coding sequences lie in one Sinorhizobium fredii USDA 257 genomic window:
- a CDS encoding SMR family transporter, with translation MLYTVLVIAIVFEVLGTSAMQAAQHFTRLAPTVLTVVCYAVAFFFLSYTLRYIPVGIAYALWSGLGIVLISVVGYFTFGQKLDLAAILGLALIIAGVLVLNLFSKSTFH, from the coding sequence ATGCTCTACACCGTCCTGGTGATCGCAATCGTCTTCGAAGTGCTTGGCACCTCGGCCATGCAGGCGGCGCAGCACTTCACGCGGCTCGCGCCGACAGTGCTGACGGTGGTCTGCTATGCCGTCGCCTTCTTCTTCCTGTCCTATACGCTACGCTATATTCCCGTCGGAATCGCCTATGCGCTGTGGAGCGGCCTTGGCATCGTGCTGATCTCGGTGGTCGGCTACTTCACTTTCGGCCAGAAACTCGATCTGGCGGCGATCCTCGGCCTGGCGCTGATTATTGCCGGCGTGCTGGTTCTCAATCTCTTCTCGAAGTCGACGTTTCATTAG
- a CDS encoding TetR/AcrR family transcriptional regulator, whose product MTSAYQRKKQPERVRQQLLDVAARLSLEQGITAVTLEKVSQAAGVSKGGLLHHFPNKLALLDGLFDELIGRFDRAIEAAMADDGVEQGRFTRAYLTVCFALDAEAEGQGWQVLTIALLAEPHLKARWREWVERRSAEFAATDGSPNCLLARFAADGIWLADLMQSHDIDAPTRAALLQKLKALSLR is encoded by the coding sequence ATGACGAGCGCCTATCAAAGAAAGAAGCAGCCGGAGCGGGTTCGCCAGCAATTGCTGGATGTCGCTGCGCGGCTGTCGCTCGAGCAAGGGATCACCGCAGTGACGCTCGAAAAAGTGTCGCAGGCGGCCGGCGTCAGCAAGGGCGGATTGCTGCACCACTTTCCCAACAAGCTCGCTTTGCTCGACGGCCTGTTCGACGAATTGATCGGCCGCTTCGACCGCGCGATCGAGGCGGCGATGGCGGACGATGGGGTGGAGCAGGGGCGGTTTACCCGCGCCTATCTCACCGTCTGCTTTGCACTGGACGCGGAAGCGGAAGGGCAGGGCTGGCAGGTGCTGACGATTGCGCTGCTTGCGGAGCCGCATCTCAAGGCGCGCTGGCGGGAATGGGTGGAGCGACGATCGGCCGAGTTCGCAGCGACCGACGGCTCGCCGAATTGCCTGCTTGCCCGGTTTGCCGCTGACGGCATCTGGCTTGCCGACCTGATGCAGAGCCATGATATCGATGCGCCCACGCGGGCGGCGCTGCTTCAGAAGCTCAAAGCCCTTTCACTGCGGTGA
- a CDS encoding globin domain-containing protein has product MTETNTTTLYEAIGGDAAVRALTRRFYELMGSLPEAARCRAVHPPDLSGSEEKFYEYLTGWLGGPPIYVEKRGHPMLRRRHFVAEIGSAERDEWLLCFTRALEETVSHPQLRQVILEPITRLAHHMQNKE; this is encoded by the coding sequence ATGACGGAAACGAATACCACGACGCTCTACGAAGCGATCGGCGGCGATGCCGCGGTCCGCGCACTGACGCGGCGCTTCTATGAACTCATGGGCAGCCTGCCCGAGGCAGCCCGCTGCCGCGCCGTGCATCCGCCGGATCTCTCCGGCAGCGAAGAGAAGTTCTACGAATATCTGACCGGCTGGCTCGGCGGGCCGCCGATCTATGTGGAAAAGCGCGGCCATCCAATGCTGCGCCGGCGGCACTTCGTGGCCGAAATCGGCTCGGCCGAACGCGACGAATGGCTGCTCTGCTTCACCCGCGCTCTCGAGGAGACGGTTTCCCACCCGCAGCTCCGACAAGTCATCCTCGAACCGATCACTCGGCTCGCCCATCACATGCAGAACAAGGAATGA
- a CDS encoding DUF423 domain-containing protein, with the protein MPNRGMRGSVLFIAGLMGVFGVAAAAAASHGADPRLLGGASAMCLAHAPTLVALHAGWRDFRTAAVAALLLAAGTAVFAADLAMRHFAGDGLFPMSAPLGGLMMMAGWLAVAVGAFLPRKAG; encoded by the coding sequence ATGCCGAACCGCGGAATGCGTGGCAGCGTGCTTTTCATCGCCGGACTGATGGGCGTTTTCGGTGTCGCCGCCGCGGCGGCGGCCTCGCACGGCGCTGACCCGAGGCTGCTAGGCGGAGCGTCCGCCATGTGCCTCGCCCATGCGCCGACACTCGTCGCGCTACATGCCGGATGGAGAGATTTCCGGACGGCGGCCGTCGCCGCACTGCTGCTCGCCGCGGGCACTGCCGTCTTCGCTGCCGACCTCGCCATGCGTCATTTCGCCGGCGACGGTCTCTTTCCGATGTCGGCGCCGCTCGGCGGCCTTATGATGATGGCTGGATGGCTCGCCGTCGCGGTGGGAGCGTTCCTGCCCCGCAAGGCTGGCTAA
- a CDS encoding antibiotic biosynthesis monooxygenase family protein: MFVAMNRFHVAVGQEEAFEAVWKGRDSSLAEMPGFIDFHLLRGESLPEEGYTPFISKSNWESRDAFVAWTKSENFRAAHRNAADNRAMYLGPPKFEGYTVVEGA, from the coding sequence ATGTTTGTCGCCATGAACCGTTTCCACGTTGCCGTCGGTCAGGAAGAGGCGTTCGAGGCCGTTTGGAAGGGGCGCGATTCGAGCCTTGCGGAAATGCCGGGCTTCATCGACTTCCATCTGCTGCGCGGCGAGAGCCTGCCGGAAGAGGGATATACGCCGTTCATCTCGAAATCGAATTGGGAAAGCAGGGACGCCTTCGTCGCCTGGACGAAATCGGAAAACTTCCGGGCGGCGCACCGTAACGCCGCCGACAATCGCGCCATGTATCTGGGCCCGCCGAAATTCGAAGGCTATACCGTCGTCGAGGGGGCTTGA
- a CDS encoding DUF2325 domain-containing protein, whose amino-acid sequence MRGKRHQNAGKGGKGKGKARDETSAMQPNSGRITLEGRSFLYVGGRDCQVAHLREIASSYGAELIHHDGGLREAVSRIDRVLPSVDCVFCPIDCISHDACLRVKTGCKKWGKAFVPLRNGSKSSLERALQDLSTSGGEN is encoded by the coding sequence ATGCGCGGCAAGCGGCACCAGAATGCGGGCAAGGGCGGCAAGGGCAAGGGCAAGGCAAGGGACGAAACGAGCGCGATGCAACCCAATAGTGGCAGGATCACGCTAGAGGGACGCAGCTTCCTCTATGTCGGCGGCCGCGATTGCCAGGTTGCCCATTTGCGCGAGATCGCCAGCTCCTATGGTGCGGAACTCATCCACCATGACGGCGGTTTACGAGAGGCCGTGTCGCGCATCGACCGCGTGCTTCCCTCGGTCGACTGCGTCTTCTGCCCTATCGACTGTATCAGCCATGATGCATGTCTGCGCGTGAAGACGGGCTGCAAGAAGTGGGGCAAGGCCTTCGTGCCGCTGCGCAATGGCTCGAAGTCGAGCTTGGAGCGGGCCCTTCAGGACCTGTCCACCAGCGGCGGTGAGAACTGA
- a CDS encoding energy transducer TonB family protein has protein sequence MKHIVKWTGAIGLSLLAHASGAMLFAPGEEEVQVAGGTAMEVTLLGNAFEETLQAGDPSDLVEPTEETPEEVKPTEIQPAEEVAEAVDPTMPDVASEQPTDVTPTEADVLLPAEEMPVTEVAEAPVAASVAPVETVIPEEKPEPEKPKVEKPEPKKEPVKKKKVTRKKAGEGGEQASSQVKGQADGAENAAASNAKGEKGATARQAGNAAVSNYPGKVRSKLNRAFRYPSEAKRQRLRGVAHVRFTVASGGGVASVSLAKSAGSPILDEAALDAVRRAAPFPAIPADAGRDSWVFTIPLTFSR, from the coding sequence ATGAAGCACATCGTAAAATGGACCGGGGCGATCGGCCTCTCTCTGCTGGCGCATGCGAGCGGCGCAATGCTGTTCGCACCGGGTGAGGAAGAGGTTCAGGTCGCTGGCGGCACCGCAATGGAGGTGACGCTGCTCGGCAACGCCTTTGAGGAGACGTTGCAGGCGGGCGATCCGTCCGACCTCGTCGAGCCGACGGAAGAGACCCCAGAAGAAGTGAAGCCGACCGAGATCCAGCCGGCTGAAGAGGTCGCCGAAGCGGTCGATCCGACAATGCCCGATGTCGCCTCGGAGCAGCCAACCGACGTGACGCCGACCGAAGCGGACGTGCTTCTGCCGGCAGAGGAGATGCCGGTGACGGAGGTCGCTGAGGCTCCAGTCGCGGCCAGCGTGGCACCGGTCGAAACCGTCATTCCGGAAGAGAAGCCGGAACCAGAGAAACCCAAGGTCGAGAAACCGGAACCCAAGAAGGAGCCGGTCAAGAAAAAGAAAGTAACGCGGAAGAAAGCCGGAGAAGGGGGCGAACAGGCGAGCTCGCAGGTCAAGGGACAGGCGGACGGTGCCGAAAATGCGGCGGCGAGCAATGCCAAGGGAGAAAAGGGGGCCACCGCTCGGCAGGCGGGCAATGCCGCCGTTTCGAACTATCCCGGCAAGGTGAGGAGCAAGCTCAACCGCGCCTTTCGCTACCCCTCCGAGGCCAAGCGGCAGCGGTTGCGCGGTGTCGCCCATGTCCGCTTCACCGTAGCTTCCGGGGGCGGTGTCGCGAGCGTCAGCCTAGCGAAGAGCGCCGGTTCGCCCATTCTCGACGAAGCGGCGCTGGATGCGGTGCGTCGTGCCGCCCCATTCCCGGCGATCCCTGCGGATGCGGGGCGAGACAGCTGGGTGTTCACCATTCCGCTCACTTTCAGTCGCTGA
- the hemP gene encoding hemin uptake protein HemP, with amino-acid sequence MVESHELFRGASEILISHDGAIYRMRITRQGKLILNK; translated from the coding sequence ATTGTGGAAAGCCACGAGCTTTTCCGCGGCGCCAGCGAGATCCTGATTTCTCATGACGGCGCGATCTACCGGATGAGGATCACCCGACAGGGCAAGTTGATTCTGAATAAATAG
- a CDS encoding hemin-degrading factor: MIDSTRPTPTEIRAYRAAHPTLRERDIAAQLGISEAALVAAECGLTAIRVDADANRFLARAEELGEVMALTRNESAVHEKIGVYENVKTAPAASLVLGSEIDLRVFPSAWVHGFAVSKTDANGEVRRSLQFFDKWGNAVHKVHLRAKSDLEAYDGIVADFRLEDKSQEFVAEVGAPAGDGAPAIAVDTEALRERWTKLTDTHQFHGMLRNLKIGRRQALHAVGDDLAWQLDASGIEGMMRASAAIELPIMCFVGSAGVIQIHSGPIANIATMGPWLNVMDPTFHLHLRTDHIAELWAVRKPTADGHVTSLEALDVKGELVIQFFGKRKEGLAERPEWRSLVEALPRLHSIAAA; encoded by the coding sequence ATGATCGACAGCACGCGCCCTACTCCGACCGAGATCCGCGCCTACCGCGCGGCGCACCCGACGCTGCGCGAGCGCGACATAGCCGCCCAGCTCGGCATTTCCGAAGCGGCCCTTGTTGCCGCCGAATGCGGGCTGACGGCAATCCGCGTCGATGCCGACGCCAATCGCTTCCTGGCGCGCGCCGAGGAACTGGGCGAGGTCATGGCGCTCACCCGCAATGAATCTGCCGTCCATGAAAAGATCGGCGTCTACGAGAACGTCAAGACAGCCCCGGCCGCAAGCCTCGTGCTCGGATCCGAAATCGATCTGCGCGTCTTCCCCTCCGCCTGGGTTCACGGCTTTGCCGTGTCGAAGACCGACGCCAATGGCGAGGTCCGCCGCAGCCTGCAATTCTTCGACAAATGGGGGAATGCGGTTCACAAGGTCCATTTGCGTGCGAAGTCGGACCTTGAAGCTTACGACGGGATCGTCGCGGACTTCCGTCTCGAGGACAAATCGCAGGAATTCGTTGCCGAGGTCGGCGCACCGGCGGGCGACGGCGCGCCGGCCATCGCCGTCGATACGGAAGCGCTGCGCGAGCGCTGGACGAAGCTGACCGACACCCATCAGTTCCACGGCATGTTGCGCAACCTGAAGATCGGCCGGCGCCAAGCCTTGCATGCCGTAGGTGACGATCTGGCCTGGCAGCTCGATGCGAGTGGTATCGAGGGCATGATGCGAGCCAGCGCCGCGATCGAGTTGCCCATCATGTGCTTCGTCGGCAGTGCCGGCGTCATTCAGATCCACTCCGGCCCCATCGCGAATATCGCAACCATGGGGCCGTGGCTCAATGTCATGGATCCGACATTCCACCTGCATTTGCGAACGGATCATATCGCCGAACTGTGGGCGGTGCGCAAACCGACGGCAGACGGCCATGTGACCTCGCTGGAAGCTCTCGATGTCAAGGGTGAATTGGTCATTCAGTTCTTCGGCAAGCGGAAGGAAGGTCTTGCCGAAAGACCGGAGTGGCGCAGCCTGGTCGAGGCGCTGCCGCGCCTCCATAGCATCGCCGCAGCTTGA
- a CDS encoding heme/hemin ABC transporter substrate-binding protein — translation MNGFDFRRLRRWELAIAAFALSTPLLLPALAPGSSSLVSPAMAETVEQPDTSRVVSIGGAVTEIIYALGEENRLVGRDSTSTYPEAAAKLPNVGYMRQLAPEGIIAVNPAAIVAIDGSGPPEALAVLKQANIPFTTIAETYDKAGIVAKIRAVGAFLGVPDKAEALARSVEQDLDAALAASAARPENERKHVLFILSTQGGKIMASGTGTAANGIIELAGAINATGNFPGYKPLTDEAIIEAKADVILMMDRSGGHATSPDELFAVPALSLAPAAKNKALIRMDGLHLLGFGPRTASAIRELTTAIYGKQTNASQ, via the coding sequence ATGAACGGCTTCGATTTTCGCCGTCTGCGCCGCTGGGAATTGGCGATCGCGGCCTTCGCACTCTCGACTCCCCTGTTGCTGCCAGCGCTCGCGCCTGGCTCCTCGTCCCTTGTCAGTCCGGCAATGGCCGAGACCGTCGAGCAGCCGGACACCTCCCGGGTCGTTTCGATCGGCGGCGCAGTGACCGAGATCATCTATGCGCTCGGCGAGGAAAACCGGCTCGTCGGCCGCGACTCGACGAGCACCTATCCCGAGGCAGCGGCGAAGCTCCCCAATGTCGGCTATATGCGGCAATTGGCACCGGAGGGGATCATCGCCGTCAATCCGGCGGCGATCGTGGCCATCGACGGCAGCGGCCCGCCCGAGGCGCTTGCGGTGCTGAAGCAGGCGAACATTCCCTTCACGACGATTGCCGAGACCTACGACAAGGCGGGCATCGTCGCCAAGATTCGCGCCGTCGGCGCTTTCCTCGGCGTTCCCGACAAGGCCGAAGCCCTGGCCCGGTCAGTCGAGCAGGACCTGGACGCCGCACTCGCCGCCAGCGCTGCGCGCCCCGAGAACGAACGCAAGCACGTCCTATTCATCCTCAGCACCCAGGGCGGCAAGATCATGGCCTCGGGCACCGGTACGGCCGCCAACGGCATTATCGAGCTTGCCGGCGCGATCAACGCCACCGGGAATTTTCCCGGCTATAAGCCTCTGACCGACGAGGCGATCATCGAGGCAAAGGCGGATGTCATCCTCATGATGGATCGGAGCGGAGGCCATGCGACAAGCCCCGACGAACTCTTCGCCGTTCCGGCCTTGAGCCTGGCGCCGGCGGCGAAAAACAAGGCGCTCATCCGGATGGACGGGCTGCACCTGCTCGGTTTCGGCCCGCGCACTGCTAGTGCGATCCGGGAACTGACCACGGCAATCTACGGAAAGCAGACCAATGCCTCGCAATGA
- a CDS encoding FecCD family ABC transporter permease → MPRNEAIGSARGPALAARVTHARQKGDRSGLARVLIAVLAVLAVGTFATSIMTGAADASLGNVLRWLVGETAADQALSTRDRIIILDIRLPRAVLGMLVGAALAVSGVVMQGLFRNPLADPGLVGVSSGASLGAVLLIVLGGTLFGPLFALLGFLALPLGAFCGGLATTMLLYRIATRGSQTSVTTMLLAGIALGALTGAVTGVLVFVADDKQLRDLTFWGLGSLAGANWTKILAAGPIILLALSVVPFLARGLNAITLGEAAAFHMGVPVQRLKNIAIFSVAAATGASVAVSGGIGFVGIVVPHLLRLVIGPDHRYLLPASALLGGTMLIFADMLARTIVSPAELPIGIITAFVGAPFFLWGLLRGRSNMGL, encoded by the coding sequence ATGCCTCGCAATGAGGCGATTGGTAGCGCGCGCGGACCTGCCTTGGCTGCCAGAGTCACCCACGCGCGGCAGAAAGGCGACCGATCCGGTCTGGCGCGGGTGCTTATCGCCGTCCTCGCGGTGCTCGCCGTCGGCACTTTCGCGACCTCGATCATGACGGGCGCCGCCGACGCTTCACTTGGTAATGTCTTGCGCTGGCTTGTCGGCGAAACGGCTGCCGACCAGGCCTTGAGCACGCGCGATCGTATCATCATCCTTGATATCCGCCTGCCGCGCGCCGTGCTCGGCATGCTGGTCGGCGCCGCCCTCGCCGTCTCCGGCGTCGTCATGCAGGGGCTGTTCCGCAACCCGCTGGCCGATCCCGGTCTTGTCGGCGTGTCTTCCGGCGCGAGCCTCGGCGCCGTCCTGCTGATCGTCCTTGGCGGCACCCTGTTTGGACCGTTATTTGCGCTCCTCGGCTTCCTCGCGCTACCGCTTGGCGCCTTCTGCGGCGGCCTCGCCACGACCATGCTCCTCTATCGCATCGCCACACGCGGCAGCCAGACCTCGGTGACGACGATGCTGCTCGCCGGCATCGCGCTTGGCGCTCTCACCGGCGCGGTCACGGGCGTGCTCGTCTTTGTCGCCGACGACAAGCAGCTGCGCGATCTTACCTTCTGGGGACTCGGCTCCCTGGCCGGCGCCAATTGGACGAAGATCTTGGCCGCTGGGCCGATCATCCTCCTGGCGCTTTCCGTCGTACCCTTCCTGGCGCGGGGCCTCAACGCGATCACGCTCGGCGAGGCGGCCGCCTTCCACATGGGCGTGCCGGTGCAGCGCCTCAAGAACATCGCCATTTTCAGCGTCGCCGCTGCAACCGGCGCCTCCGTCGCGGTCAGTGGCGGCATCGGCTTCGTCGGCATCGTCGTGCCGCATCTCCTGCGGCTCGTCATCGGCCCGGATCACCGTTACCTTCTGCCGGCGTCGGCGCTGCTTGGAGGCACGATGCTGATCTTCGCCGACATGCTGGCCCGCACAATCGTTTCTCCCGCCGAGCTGCCCATCGGCATTATCACCGCCTTCGTCGGGGCGCCGTTCTTCCTGTGGGGTCTGCTCCGCGGCCGCTCGAACATGGGACTCTGA
- a CDS encoding heme ABC transporter ATP-binding protein encodes MIRASDISVSLAGRPVLQGVSFDAAPGRMTAIVGPNGSGKTTTLKAISGELSPSKGKVTINGHDITRLKPWELALKRGVLPQSTVISFPFTVREIVGLGLSTAGADLAGGGRIIDNALEAVDLAGFSGRFYQELSGGEQQRVQLARVLCQIAAPVGDGEPRYLLLDEPVSSLDIRHQLTIMQLARQFCEQGGGVIAVMHDINLTAMFADQMVMMKAGRIRALGAPKDVLTDETMEAVFGCRMQVGIAPARDVPFVLPQTASL; translated from the coding sequence GTGATCCGCGCCTCCGACATCTCCGTTAGCCTTGCCGGCCGACCTGTGCTCCAGGGTGTCTCGTTCGATGCCGCGCCCGGAAGGATGACGGCGATCGTCGGCCCGAACGGTTCCGGCAAGACGACGACCTTGAAGGCGATCTCCGGCGAGCTTAGCCCTTCCAAAGGCAAGGTGACCATCAACGGTCATGACATAACCCGGCTGAAGCCCTGGGAACTGGCTTTGAAGAGAGGCGTGCTGCCGCAATCGACGGTCATCTCTTTCCCATTCACGGTCAGGGAGATCGTCGGTCTTGGCCTTTCGACCGCCGGTGCCGATCTGGCCGGCGGTGGCCGTATCATCGACAATGCACTCGAAGCCGTCGACCTCGCCGGCTTTTCCGGCCGCTTTTACCAGGAGCTGTCGGGCGGCGAGCAACAGCGTGTCCAGCTTGCCCGCGTGCTTTGCCAGATCGCCGCACCCGTGGGCGACGGCGAGCCCCGCTACCTCCTGCTTGACGAACCGGTGTCGAGCCTCGACATCCGCCACCAGCTGACCATCATGCAACTGGCGCGGCAGTTCTGCGAACAAGGCGGTGGCGTCATAGCGGTGATGCACGACATCAACCTGACGGCGATGTTTGCCGACCAGATGGTGATGATGAAAGCCGGCCGCATCCGCGCCCTCGGCGCGCCGAAGGACGTCCTCACCGACGAGACCATGGAAGCGGTCTTCGGATGCCGGATGCAGGTCGGCATCGCGCCGGCACGAGATGTTCCCTTCGTGCTGCCGCAAACGGCATCGCTCTGA
- a CDS encoding glycine zipper domain-containing protein, giving the protein MATGLFSSSSSRKRNGEAADASIEDQLHDIREDIAQLVSLIADRGMAASRDTKAKARSTREQAESDLQDLLASGEQMISDLRSRYAGTEREVRRAVREHPVATLGVAAAIGLIAAALLRR; this is encoded by the coding sequence ATGGCGACGGGTCTGTTTTCAAGTTCGAGCAGCAGGAAGCGCAACGGCGAAGCGGCCGACGCATCGATCGAGGACCAGCTTCACGACATCCGGGAAGACATCGCGCAACTCGTATCATTGATCGCCGATCGGGGCATGGCGGCTTCGCGAGATACCAAGGCCAAGGCCCGCAGCACCCGGGAGCAAGCCGAGTCGGACCTGCAGGACCTGCTGGCGAGCGGTGAGCAGATGATTTCGGATCTGCGCAGCCGCTATGCGGGCACGGAAAGGGAAGTCCGTCGGGCGGTGCGCGAGCATCCGGTCGCCACGCTCGGCGTCGCAGCGGCCATCGGCCTCATCGCGGCAGCGCTTTTGCGGCGATAG
- a CDS encoding sensor histidine kinase, producing MDERAEAMLPAVAETLGSRERLSVLHAAAPDMAVADADFEPLAKLAACLFEAPIALVTLVDHEWEWFKAAVGTTETRTRSDESFCAHAIGDGGTFLVLDASLHPVLRHNRKVAQAPFLRFYAGAPIVLGGQAVGTVCVLDRVPRAEVAAKQLDALQGIADAAASLLKLKDEARRRALKEAALSREEQRLAMALDAANVGSWLWDIRDGTVAGNGAMTRMFGLPAERTLTAKAVFGAIHPDDRGPTFSKLRQAMAANEEYDGMFRIRANGRWLLGRGRVHDRDSKGAALTFLGMTIDVSEQQASVQRTRLLLKELNHRVKNTLAMLQSLARQTLRQTSDPAEFMTAFAGRLQAISEAHGLLSDYEWGTIRLAELISKQLRPYVSDYAEQVEIHKDEVLLGPDQAVGLGLVLHELATNAVKYGSLSVPKGKIVLTARGVVEEGGAVLHLTWTEVGGPPVREPRRRGFGSLLIERSLDKIIGSSVKVEYMPAGVTALIRLPL from the coding sequence ATGGACGAGAGGGCAGAAGCGATGCTTCCCGCAGTGGCTGAAACACTTGGTTCGCGAGAGCGACTCAGTGTCTTGCATGCGGCCGCACCGGACATGGCGGTCGCCGATGCCGATTTCGAACCGCTGGCGAAATTGGCCGCCTGCCTTTTCGAGGCGCCGATCGCTCTCGTTACGCTCGTCGATCACGAATGGGAATGGTTCAAAGCGGCTGTCGGCACGACGGAAACGCGGACGCGATCCGACGAGTCCTTCTGCGCCCATGCGATCGGCGATGGCGGCACGTTTCTTGTGCTCGACGCGTCCTTACACCCGGTCCTGCGCCACAACCGAAAGGTCGCGCAAGCGCCTTTCCTTCGTTTTTATGCTGGGGCGCCGATCGTTTTGGGAGGGCAGGCGGTGGGCACCGTCTGTGTCCTCGATCGGGTACCGCGCGCCGAGGTCGCGGCGAAACAGCTCGACGCATTGCAGGGGATCGCCGACGCCGCTGCCTCGCTGCTCAAGCTGAAGGACGAGGCGCGTCGGCGTGCCCTCAAGGAGGCGGCGCTTTCGCGCGAGGAACAACGCCTCGCCATGGCGCTCGACGCCGCCAATGTCGGCAGCTGGCTCTGGGACATTCGCGACGGGACCGTGGCGGGCAACGGCGCGATGACGCGCATGTTCGGGCTGCCGGCGGAACGGACATTGACCGCCAAAGCCGTCTTTGGGGCGATCCATCCGGACGATCGCGGCCCGACCTTTTCGAAGCTCAGACAGGCGATGGCGGCCAATGAGGAATATGACGGCATGTTCCGGATTCGCGCCAACGGGCGCTGGCTGCTTGGCCGCGGCCGGGTGCACGATCGCGACAGCAAGGGTGCGGCGCTGACCTTTCTCGGCATGACGATCGATGTCTCCGAACAGCAGGCTTCCGTGCAGCGGACCAGGCTGCTGCTGAAAGAATTGAACCACCGGGTCAAGAACACCCTTGCAATGCTGCAATCGCTCGCGCGCCAGACCCTTCGGCAAACCAGCGATCCGGCCGAATTCATGACAGCCTTTGCCGGCAGGCTGCAGGCGATATCCGAGGCGCATGGGCTGCTTTCGGACTACGAATGGGGAACGATCCGCCTCGCGGAACTGATCTCCAAGCAGCTTAGGCCCTATGTCAGCGACTATGCCGAGCAGGTGGAGATCCACAAGGACGAGGTCCTGCTCGGACCGGACCAGGCGGTGGGGCTCGGCCTGGTGCTGCACGAGTTGGCGACCAATGCGGTTAAGTATGGCTCGCTGTCGGTCCCGAAGGGCAAGATCGTCCTGACGGCGCGCGGCGTCGTGGAGGAAGGCGGGGCGGTGCTGCATCTGACCTGGACGGAAGTCGGCGGACCGCCGGTTCGCGAACCGCGCCGGCGCGGCTTCGGCTCGCTGCTGATCGAGCGGAGCCTGGACAAGATCATCGGCAGTTCCGTTAAGGTCGAATATATGCCGGCCGGCGTCACCGCGCTGATCCGCCTGCCGCTTTGA
- a CDS encoding RNA polymerase sigma factor translates to MSENEEFKREMLAALPSLRAFAMSLIGRHDRADDLVQDTIMKAWAKQDHFEMGTNMKAWLFTILRNELYSQMRKRGREIQDSDGHFTETLAHHPEQYGSLDLQDFRRALDQLPPDQREAIILVGASGFSYEEAATICGCALGTIKSRVNRARQRLQEILQIHGENDYGPDETSAPITSRAFVS, encoded by the coding sequence ATGTCGGAAAACGAAGAGTTCAAGCGTGAGATGCTTGCGGCCTTGCCGAGCCTCCGCGCTTTCGCCATGTCGCTCATTGGGCGCCACGACCGGGCCGACGATCTCGTGCAAGACACCATCATGAAAGCATGGGCCAAGCAGGACCATTTCGAGATGGGCACCAACATGAAAGCCTGGCTCTTCACGATCCTGCGCAATGAACTCTATAGTCAGATGCGCAAACGCGGCCGCGAAATTCAGGATAGCGACGGTCATTTCACGGAGACGCTGGCGCACCATCCGGAGCAATACGGTTCGCTTGATCTACAGGATTTCCGTCGGGCCCTCGACCAGTTGCCCCCGGATCAACGCGAGGCGATCATTCTCGTCGGCGCTTCGGGCTTCTCCTATGAAGAGGCTGCGACGATCTGCGGCTGCGCGCTGGGTACGATCAAGAGCCGCGTCAACCGTGCACGCCAGCGCCTCCAGGAGATTCTCCAAATCCACGGCGAGAACGACTATGGGCCGGATGAAACTTCGGCGCCCATTACTTCGCGTGCTTTCGTGTCCTGA
- a CDS encoding NepR family anti-sigma factor: MRPKSDDPNTQIAAKLKALYLSVQEEGIPTRFLDLLEKLEAVEKRSMLDGKE; the protein is encoded by the coding sequence ATGCGACCGAAGTCTGACGATCCGAACACGCAGATCGCGGCAAAACTGAAAGCACTTTACCTGTCGGTACAGGAAGAGGGAATTCCCACTCGCTTCCTCGATCTTCTGGAAAAGCTAGAGGCCGTGGAAAAGCGATCCATGCTGGATGGCAAGGAGTGA